A region from the Arthrobacter gengyunqii genome encodes:
- a CDS encoding biotin--[acetyl-CoA-carboxylase] ligase: MQLRYSSMERPGLDQERLRAALVAPQGPLAQLDVVSETGSTNTDLADHARLRPSEVPDLSVLTAEMQTAGKGRLGRTWIAPPRSSLFVSVLLRPVNADGRPLPTQSYGWLSLLAALALAESVARRTGVEARLKWPNDVMVDGRKLAGVLAQLVMDSSGAPPAVVVGAGMNVSLTDEDLPVPTATSLLMEYASTTDRNILLEDYVRELADKYAQFRAVDGDASAPWADGTSLLEKITARMATLGQEVRAELPGGKSLTGRAVALDAYGSLILVDGAGERHAVVAGDVVHLRAVQA, encoded by the coding sequence ATGCAATTGCGTTACTCCAGCATGGAAAGACCCGGGCTCGACCAGGAGCGGCTCCGGGCTGCCCTCGTGGCGCCGCAGGGACCCCTGGCCCAGCTGGATGTTGTCTCTGAAACCGGCTCCACGAACACGGACTTGGCGGACCATGCCCGGCTCCGCCCGTCGGAGGTGCCGGATCTTTCCGTCCTGACCGCGGAGATGCAGACGGCCGGCAAGGGGAGGCTGGGCCGGACCTGGATTGCTCCGCCGCGCTCATCGCTGTTTGTCAGTGTCCTGCTCCGTCCGGTCAATGCCGACGGCCGGCCGCTGCCCACGCAGTCCTACGGATGGCTGTCCCTGCTCGCGGCTCTGGCACTGGCCGAGTCCGTGGCCCGGCGCACCGGCGTCGAGGCCCGGCTGAAGTGGCCCAACGATGTCATGGTGGACGGGCGGAAACTCGCCGGTGTCCTGGCCCAGCTGGTGATGGACTCTTCCGGTGCCCCGCCCGCCGTCGTGGTGGGCGCCGGCATGAATGTCTCCCTCACTGACGAGGATCTTCCCGTGCCCACAGCGACGTCGCTGCTGATGGAGTATGCCTCCACCACGGACCGCAATATCCTGCTGGAGGATTACGTGCGGGAGCTGGCGGACAAATACGCCCAGTTCCGCGCGGTCGACGGCGATGCCTCCGCTCCGTGGGCTGACGGGACTTCGCTGCTGGAAAAGATCACTGCTCGGATGGCGACTCTGGGGCAGGAGGTCCGTGCCGAACTTCCCGGCGGCAAGTCCCTGACGGGACGCGCCGTGGCCCTGGACGCGTACGGATCGCTGATTCTGGTGGACGGAGCCGGTGAGCGGCATGCTGTCGTTGCCGGCGACGTGGTGCACCTGCGCGCCGTTCAGGCGTGA
- a CDS encoding PH domain-containing protein has translation MSIRLTLAPGERIIVASRPHARQLVWPVLFAVVVCAAAGFGCGYLDRDALPGQVADWRGYLQSAVVVVAAVLLARFSVPPVLRWAFSRYIVTSQRLIHRQGVLRRRERELALASVFQLEAWQTVADRMQRSGTLVADVGYGQTVHYEHVPEVHKFKAIVLAAIGQLPMTAMFDGVDIEGDGDYDYEGRGDE, from the coding sequence GTGAGTATCCGGCTGACACTGGCGCCGGGGGAGCGGATCATTGTGGCCAGCAGGCCGCATGCCCGCCAGCTGGTCTGGCCCGTGCTCTTCGCCGTCGTGGTGTGCGCTGCGGCGGGTTTCGGCTGCGGCTACCTTGACCGGGATGCCCTGCCCGGGCAGGTTGCTGACTGGCGCGGCTACCTGCAGTCCGCCGTCGTCGTAGTTGCCGCGGTCCTGCTGGCGCGGTTCAGCGTCCCGCCGGTGCTGCGCTGGGCGTTTTCGAGGTACATCGTGACCAGCCAGCGGCTGATCCACCGGCAGGGCGTGCTGCGCCGGCGCGAGCGTGAACTGGCGCTCGCCTCGGTATTTCAGCTGGAGGCCTGGCAGACCGTTGCGGACCGCATGCAGCGATCCGGAACGCTGGTGGCGGATGTCGGCTACGGCCAGACGGTGCATTACGAACACGTTCCCGAGGTGCATAAATTCAAGGCCATCGTGCTGGCAGCCATAGGCCAGCTGCCGATGACCGCCATGTTTGATGGTGTAGATATTGAAGGAGATGGGGACTACGACTACGAAGGGAGGGGCGATGAGTGA